One Chondrinema litorale genomic window, TCTATGTAGAAAATGGTGAATCAAACATTTTAGCTCCCATATATTATAGCGAATAACATCGATGCTCCTAATCCAGATAGGCTATTGGTACTAAAAACCTTACTATAATTGGCTCGCTCAAATACATACCTTTCGACATGAAATCATAATAGTATTATGACGTTTTCTCTTCAAATAAGCTATATAATATAACTAGTTTCATTCGAAGAACACATTTCATAAATGAAAAACTTAATAAAAATAGGTTCAATTTTATCAGTGATAGTAATACTTATCTTCATATATTTTCAAGTTTTTCTGCAAAAAGAATATGAGGTGTATTACAATGAGAATGGAACTTTAATATATAAAGTTTCTCTTGAAAATGGATTGCGAAATGGCGAATTTGTTCAATACGATAATGATGGAAATTTGCAATTAATTAATAATTGGATAGATGGGAAAAGAAATGGATATTATACTTCTTACTTTAAAAATGGTAAGGTGGAAAAAAAAGGATTTTTCAAAGATGATTCATTAAGTTCAGAATATACTTTTTTTGATAGTTTAGGAAATAAAATCGAAAAAGGTAATTATTTAGATGGAAAGTTACATGGAGATATGTTTGGATATTATCCAAATGGCCATATTAAAACTCAAGCCTTTTTTAAAAATGGACTTTTAGAAGGAAAAGTCATTACTTATTATCCAAATGGTAAAATGCATAAGTATAAATATTATCATAAAGACTCACTAATGTATTTAAAAGGCTTTAAAGAAGATGTTGATGATCTTTATTTATGCAAATTACCCATTAAGGTAACAGAAATCAATGGCCAAGATTCAACGAAGAAAACATTTCAAATTAAACTTCTCCATTCTATGCTAAATGATTATGGAATTGCCGTTGAATTAGAGCAAGAGAATTCTCCTCCGTTAATATTATTATCTGATAGTTCTTCTGTTATTTTAGAAGAATCTCCAAAAGCAGGGATAAATGTGATTAAAGGGAAATTAAAGGGAAATTAGTTGAACTAGAACTACCTAACCAACTCGTTAGAGGTGAGTACAACTTTAATTATGAATTCAAAAACGAATAATACTATTGATCAGGTAATTCTTTCACAGTCGCATTAGCGATACAATATATGTAGCTAACCGCTAATTACACTTGCATCAAATAATCAGAAAGAGATTTTTATTAAAAAAGGGAAAAGTCTTAAATGGAACAAAGTATGTAGAGTTTCAACTTCCAAACAAAAAGAGCTTTTGGTGAATA contains:
- a CDS encoding toxin-antitoxin system YwqK family antitoxin; amino-acid sequence: MKNLIKIGSILSVIVILIFIYFQVFLQKEYEVYYNENGTLIYKVSLENGLRNGEFVQYDNDGNLQLINNWIDGKRNGYYTSYFKNGKVEKKGFFKDDSLSSEYTFFDSLGNKIEKGNYLDGKLHGDMFGYYPNGHIKTQAFFKNGLLEGKVITYYPNGKMHKYKYYHKDSLMYLKGFKEDVDDLYLCKLPIKVTEINGQDSTKKTFQIKLLHSMLNDYGIAVELEQENSPPLILLSDSSSVILEESPKAGINVIKGKLKGN